From Calditrichia bacterium, the proteins below share one genomic window:
- a CDS encoding GNAT family N-acetyltransferase: MKPNATTPKQNGGNILIREMELEDLPIVYSLGEELFTASEWPNLYRTWDQYELVNLFAGDGEFCLVAEKDDQIVGFALGSLIEKRHNSWRYGYLEWLGVSPALNRSGLGSRLFNRLTELFIESGCRMMLVDTEEENHPALNFFRKHGFKNEIGQIYLSRNLSNHPQYLKKKGRKTTHRKTKVSPRNIDEKPPDHTN; the protein is encoded by the coding sequence ATGAAACCAAATGCAACAACTCCGAAACAAAATGGCGGCAATATTCTGATTCGCGAAATGGAATTGGAAGATTTGCCCATCGTTTATTCGCTGGGCGAAGAATTGTTTACCGCCAGCGAATGGCCAAATTTATACCGCACCTGGGATCAGTACGAATTGGTCAATTTGTTCGCCGGCGACGGCGAATTTTGTCTGGTTGCGGAAAAAGATGATCAGATTGTGGGATTCGCCCTCGGATCGTTGATCGAAAAACGCCACAACTCCTGGCGATACGGTTATCTGGAATGGCTGGGCGTTTCACCCGCGCTGAATCGCAGCGGTTTGGGCTCGCGCCTGTTTAATCGGCTTACCGAGCTATTTATCGAAAGCGGCTGCCGGATGATGCTGGTGGACACCGAAGAAGAAAACCACCCGGCGCTCAATTTTTTTCGCAAACATGGTTTCAAAAATGAAATCGGGCAAATTTATTTGTCGCGCAACCTCTCTAATCACCCGCAATATCTGAAAAAGAAGGGGCGGAAAACCACCCACCGCAAAACCAAAGTTTCCCCCCGGAATATTGATGAAAAGCCACCAGATCATACAAACTAA
- a CDS encoding nuclear transport factor 2 family protein: MKTDESLKIVKKFCENFIKGNRTAMMQEMADDVQWIYPGEPDIYYAGTFTGKAAVPEFFKRLASSVETLEFSTKDFIAQDTRVAVTGFIRGYSISTENEFESEWTMIFELKDQKIKRCQTYLDTAKIAAAFWVA, encoded by the coding sequence ATGAAAACGGATGAGAGTTTAAAAATTGTAAAAAAATTCTGCGAGAATTTCATAAAAGGCAACCGAACCGCCATGATGCAGGAAATGGCCGATGACGTGCAGTGGATTTATCCCGGCGAACCGGATATTTATTACGCCGGAACATTCACCGGAAAAGCCGCTGTACCGGAATTTTTCAAACGATTGGCCAGCTCTGTAGAAACGCTGGAATTTTCGACAAAAGACTTTATTGCACAGGATACACGCGTTGCCGTAACCGGTTTTATTCGCGGCTATTCCATTTCAACAGAAAACGAATTCGAAAGTGAATGGACAATGATTTTTGAATTGAAAGACCAAAAAATCAAACGATGTCAAACATATTTGGACACGGCAAAAATTGCCGCTGCATTTTGGGTGGCGTAA